Genomic DNA from Solanum dulcamara chromosome 4, daSolDulc1.2, whole genome shotgun sequence:
CACCACAATCTTTGATAGTAAATGGTAACTGATAAATAATTAACCTGCCTTTATTGATGGTGATAGGAATCATACTTTGATAAGATAATATATGAGTTACTAAAGTTTGAATTTTAGTTTAGTTTTTGGAAccattttttcaaaaacttcaaaaagtaaaagttaGCAGACTCAGACTTTGCAAAAGTTCAAACAAACATCCAATTTCACAGTATTAAATATGGGTGATTCTTGGCAGGAAACAGCCGGTCATTTTTTCCCTCAACATTGTTGGAATCAAAATCATGACTTTgagaattatttatttgttgtaGGAATACGTAATTGATATACCACGAGAACCAATGCCCATCAAATGCATACATCACGCCAATTAACAACTAATGAATGAGGAAAATTTTTGGTTAAGGGGGAATTAATGATCCTAACTTTGACTTAGACATTTTTCAAGAGTTTGGCAGAAAGGGGCAATAAGCCTAACTAATCGATCAGAAATTTTCGACAGATCAGCGAGAATTCATTACATTTCATCACGGTTGTAATGTTTTATCATTTGACGTTATCTTCTTATATATCGTggagtaggggtgtacatggattgAATTATTtaactatcaaatcaaattatttgtattgaatttttaaatttataaatcaaatcaaattaataaaattcgTTTTTTTCAACATCAGGTTCTTTCGGACTTTTTTtggattttcaaatttttccgATAAAGTATTGGTACAAACATATAATTAACTTgtatttcaaatatttctttagtCCTACCAAAATATAACTATCtaaggtattttttttttctggatcatatttacttatattgtTCTTGGATtgtttttttcatattaattattgaattatatgataattatttcATAACAGTAGGTTTAGATTTTCAATATATAAGAATACTTTAAAATGTCAATTGACGTCAAactatgtaattttttaattaaattaaaaagaagattgtgtATTGATAACAAAAAAAGacaattcattaattaaatacACGATATTAGTGAATGCTTTAATCCATAAATGTTTTGGTACttcattatttatcatcaaAGTCAAGCACCGAAGAACTCCTTCAAATGCGAGGCTAAACAGCAATAATCATAACTTATTTGTGAATTTCAGATGCCATTTAaatgatatatttatgtaattgaAGCATACAAATATCGTGGTAGCCTTATCACACATCGATATTCTAACtaataaaatatcctttttttATTTCCTCCCATGAACAAAATGATTATTTAGAGATTATTTGATGGATCAGATAAaagatgataaaaaaaaattaaatgtggattttttattaatttaattatgagtattaattaaacaaataagttaattactcgCCATAAGTCATAACCTTGTGTATTCCCTCCCGTTGGTCCACCACATAACGACGGGTCGATGCGTCACAACGACGAGCTGATTCCGCCGGAACTTCCATCTCCACCTCCAATTTGAACTGTCAATTTCGCTAGATAAAAGCAACCCATTCTGACATGTTTCCCTTCTGCAATGCCCACTTCATCTCTACCTTTTAAAGCTGTCACTCTTCGTACAAACAAGAAGCTCAATAATTCATGCTTAGTACAAAAGATTCTCAATCTTTCTTCGCAAGGCTATCTTAAACAAGCCTTCAATTACCTTAACATCCTAACCCGTAAAGGCATTCGCTTAGACAGTAAAACTTTAGCTTCTATCATTCAACAATGTGCCAATTCCAGGTCACGTGAAGAAGGAAAATGGATACATTTGCATCTCAAGACTACTGGGTGGAAACACCCCACAACATTTCTAGCCAATCATTTGATTAATATGTATGGTAAATGTGGTGATCATATTGAAGCACGTAAGGTGTTCGATAAAATGACTACGAGAAATTTGTATTCCTGGAATAATATGCTCTCTGGGTATACTAAGTTAGGCATGATTAAGGCTGCTAAAAGGCTGTTTGACAAAATGCACGCGAAAGACATCGTTTCTTGGAATACTATGGTGATTGGATACGCTCAGATTGGCTACTTCAACGAGGCTCTCAAGATGTATAGAGAATTTAGGAGGTTAAGTATTGGGTTCAATGAGTATAGCTTTGCTGGGGTTATCACTGCTTGTGTTAAGTCCAGGGATTTTTCTCTCACAGGGCAGGTTCATTGCCAAGTATTCGTCGTCGGGTTTTTATCCAATATAGTTCTTTCTAGTTCAATTGTTGATGCTTATGCAAAATGTGGGAAGATGAGCGATGCTAGGAGGTTGTTTGATGCAATGCGAGTAAGAGATGTTCTTGCCTGGACCACTTTGGTTTCAGGCTATTCAAGGTGTGGCGATATGGTGTCAGCAAGGGAGCTTTTTGAAGCAATGCCTGAGAAGAATCCTGTTTCTTGGACAGCTTTGGTTGCTGGTTATTCCCACAGTGGCATGAGCATTCAGGCCCTTGATTTATTTGCAAAGATGATGAAGCTTCAGGTCCAACCTGATCAGTTTACATTTAGTAGTTGCCTATCTGCTTGTGCTTGTATAGCATCACTCAAGCACGGTAAGCAAATACATGCATTTCTGGTGAATGCTGGTTTTAGACCTAATTCAATTGTTGTGAGTTCTCTCATTGATATGTATTCCAAATGTGGAAGTTTGGAAGTTGCAATGAGGGTATTTGACATGGCATATAACAAGCATGATGCAGTATTATGGAGTACTATGTTGTCTGCATTAGCACAACATGGCATGGGTGAAGAGGCAATTGAAATGTTTTTTAAGATGGTGAAGTTTGGAGTGAAACCGAACCGTGTCACTTTTGTTGTCCTTCTCAATGCTTGTAGTCATTCAGGGCTAGTGCAAGAAGGGCTTTCCTTTTTCGAGACAATGACCTCTAATTATGATGTTCTTCCCGATCAAGAACACTATGCATGTATAATTGACCTCTTGGGTAGGGCAGGACGTTTTAGTGAAGTGCTAGCTCTGATAAAGAAGATGCCTTGTGAACCTGATGATCATATTTGGAATGCCTTACTTGGTGTTTGTAGGATACATGGAAATGTGGAGTTGGGTAGAATGGCTGCAGAACTGCTAATAGAGCTGGATCCACAGTCTCCTGCCGCATATTTGCTGTTGTCAAGTATTTATGGTGTACTTGGGATGTGGGAAAATGTAGAGAAAGTGAGACATCTTATGAAGGAGAGACATGTTAGGAAAGAACAGGCTGTTAGTTGGTTAGAGATTGAACATAAATTGCTTCCCTATTTTGGGTGCAATAAGTTGAATACTTTAGAGAAAGATGGACACACTATTTTGCAACTGCTAGCTGATCAGACAAATGATGATGATCTATTACATGATAGTAAAAGGTAAACTTTATTCCATTTTTTCTTCTGTCACTGAAATGTTTTGCAAAATAAATGTGTTAAACACACTTATGGTATTAATAGCATTTACCTAAATTTTTGGTGAAAATTAATGCAGACAATTATTTTCTTTGGCCTGTTCGAACCACTCATATAAAATAGTTAACAGTATCTAGCTGCACTTACAAAATTTTGTTGAATGTTCTAGTTTCTTTTGAATATCTGCAATTAGAATTATATTAACTGTCTGTTTTGTATTTTCAGTTTACCtgtatatttcatttttttcttgtttcaaGATAATGCATGATTACAGATTTGAGCCACTGCTTGTCCTCCACTCTCAACCTTTGCAAGCAAAATCTCTTCCTTTACTGTCCTCTCCAGGCCATATACATTACATCACAGAAACTTCTAAAATCAAAACCAGTCATCTTTATTTCATGTCTCTGTTTTCATACTAGAGTATATGTTCTTAGacatctctttttttctttttctttttcttttttttgcaaAAGTATCACTGAAAACTCATGGTTGATTTTTGTTATGTTACCTGcaaagttggaaaaaaaaactGTTTTGCTAAATCATCAAACCATGAAAATGTTCAACTCTAAATATTGTTGAATCAGTCCCTACTTGGGATGCATTCAAgaataataatacatttttagtgAGGATCATTTGATTGCAAAGATGCCTTGATTGAAAGATTAAATTGAGGTTTGGAAATATTAAGTTGGAAATGAACAAACTCTTGCCACTAATAGTACTTCGTGTTtgatttcttctttttgtttatcTCACAGCTCGTCCCCTTCCAACCCTGTTAGCTAAGTGACCACATCATAATATTTTCTGGTCCTGCATCTTTCTCTTCCTCCTGCTGCATTGAGCCAGACTGATTTTTCATCCAAATTTTGTCGATACATTCATACATGATGGGGGTGATGCTACAGGTAGCAACCTTTGCTGAAGTACAAGGGCCACCCTTTCAACTGGAGCATACCAGAAAATAAGCCCCTTGTTTGCTCTTTTGGCTGTCATTGGCTTCACAATTATCACCTGTGATTTGTTTAGTGACTTAAATGACTGGTTGAAGTTAGTTCCTATGCCAAGGGCGTCAACAGATAACAGATTCATCAGGAATAAAATCCATACGGCGTTCTCTTTCTTCCTCTTGTAGCTTAAGAGAAATGCCTCTATTCAAAAGTCAAAATTACCCAAACAGTGGCTATAGGGACTATTGACTTACTTGCTTCAATGGGTATGAGTGAACTACCTGGTGTTGTACTCAAGGAAGAGCAGACAGTGGCTATAGCTGCACCTTTTGGTGGATTTGGCGACGGCCGTGGTGGATTCGGCGACGGTACTGAGATGGATTTGTTCATGTTTTTTACTTAAATGTTCGTTTTTGTTGTTATGAGAAGTGATTTTTACTAAATTGTAGCTTGATTTTTATCTGATTATGGGTTTaaatttggggggggggggggaagaaaaaagaaaaaaatgccacatgtctttatttaattcgcTGATTTTAACACGTCAGgcgagtgcattacacacacttaatatattttggtgattgtcaaaaaagtgtcaaaatgacacatcggagccttacttgaggtgtctaaaatgaacaaagcccaGTTGacgtgtctaagtgaaagttggtgtcaactttaGGAGGCCACCGATAGATTAAGCCGGTAATCATTGAGTATTTTGATAACATTCAAGGTTATGATTTTCTACACAATACTAAGTAAAGTTGTTTTGAGCCAAATCTTGAACAGGAAATTCTATCATAAAACAGAAGAGCAAAGTCAAAAACTTTTTATTGAAAAAGCAAAGGTTACATATGAGTCACGCTTCTATCATCTCACTAGTAGTTTTGCAGATCATACGCAGGTTATCTTCTGCGCCTAGAGAAGAAGCCATTATCTGATGCCTTTACTGAATTTGCTCTTCAGGACTTCCTGTAATTGCTGGAATATAACAGAAAATACCCCTGCAAAAAAGAACGAAATATCAAGGATGGCTAAGAGAATGTTGATGCAAGTGTCTAAAAACCAGGCAGACTAATTTGGCATAGAACCTACTGCGTAAACAGATAAgtacaaataaattaaatgattAGAGACCGAGAAAAGTACAAAGAGTAGCTGTTTCAGTCTTTCAGAACACTGCAGTAAAATATTATCTTCTAGAGAGCTGGAAAAGCAATATGAAATATTCCAGTTGCCAAGGTAATCACATCGTAGAAGAATTAGTAGACGAAAAGGGACTAGAGTTCCAAGTTAAAGCGAACACAAGTACACAAGTTAACACCTCATACTTGGGCTAGGTGGAAGATTAGAAATTAGTAATTGAAGGAAGGCCTCAATAAGCTGTCTTTGAAAGAAGCTTTCCTTTCATTAACTGATGGTATCAATCATAGGGGATCAAACTGGTCTGGAGTGTAGCCGATGAGGTGCGTTTAGGAGACGATGCCCTACATAGCTGGGACTTTTTGAAGAAGAGAAGACGTAGGACAGTATTGTCCCTTTAGCCTATCATGTGGGTCTAGTGGAAGTAGAGAAATAGGAGAGTTTTTTGAGGGAATAGATTATGACTTCGTATACGCAAGGAATAACATGTTATTTCTAGTTATAGCTTTTGGTGTACCCATGATATTCCCATTTGTATAGAAAATTGGTTGTCATCTATAGAAAACACGTTTTCGTGTAGGCTCTCTATTTTTTTACGTACTGCTTATATACAGGAGTTTTCTTAATCAATTAAATTGTTTACCTAATTACCTTATCAAAGAATCTGTTGAAGGGGAATGGGACACTACCAGATCTGACCAAATAGTTCAGGAAGCAGGGAAAAGAGGAAAATGAAATATTACTGCACCGATTGGATCTGAGCAAATGGTTTTGGACAAACCTGGTACAGGGATCTCTTTCTGGAGCAATAATCCTTTCACCAAAAGTGTCCCTGGTATCTGCTGGAAGACCTATAGATATAATCAGGCATTAGACCACATCATGCTAAATAATAAGGAGACTAACAAGCCCTATGAATATAGAGGCATTAGTTCGAAAGGCAAATCACTATAATAAGAGAATTACAGAAACGCGCAGACACATGTCATTCAGTTGGTCAGAGGGACAATTTGCAGATATCAATATATCCTGTTCGTTCCCATTCTGGGTTTGGGTCTTCAGGATAGAATTACATTGCTCAGTTGACAAAGTTACCTATAAGAAAACATTTAGATTCAGGAAAAACATATAACAGGTGCAGTAATAATCAGAGAGGAACAAATGGAGCGTACATCAACTTTAAATGAGGCAGAGTCTAATTTAGAGGATGCACCAATACTGCAGAAGTAGGATTCCACTGATTGCAATACATCAAAGGCACTATGATGGCGCTGCAGACCCTAAACAAACATTGGAAATCAATAAGAAATCTTGGACCTACCAGCAATGAATTTGTCCAACCACTTCGTACCAAAACTAGGTAATCTGCCAAAGAAACACATGACCTCATATGTATGATAGAAGTTCAAAACCTTGGTGAATGTATACTGTGTTaacaataaattttcaaagCGGAAGGATAACAATGCCAATACACGTGCCTGTGGACTTTTTTCCTGCATTCAGGTGGGCGGAGGGCAAGGGCAGAGCATAGAGCTTGTTTGTGTCACCAAAATTTTCGTGTAGTTAAGGTGATTGAGGGAGGAAAGGACACTATTAGACAACCACTGTTTTTTAACCTTCAATTTGGTATCTATTAGAGGCAAAGTTTAAAATGGTTAGAAGAATAAACCAATGTTTCCTACCCATCCGAATTCAAATGTATTACTTGCACGTATATGGTAGATATCATTCTTTTTATACATGAAAATAATTAGATTACAAAACAAAAAGATTTCAACTAATAGCAATAGTGGTCAGATAAATTTTGTTTAATATCTCACAGTAAATGGCTATAACCATGATCTTATGCTCTATTTTACATGCTAAACCACTGAAGCACAGAGAAAATTAAGGATTTATGTGTGATTGGAAGTTGATCTTTAATATAGCGGAGTCTATTATTGACTTATAAAGAACAAATTGAAGCCATGCTTTTCAGCCACGCCTGTTGAGCCGAACTGATTGAGAATCATGATGGGGTCAAAacaaattttcttctttctacGATGAAGGGACTATTTTAAATAGATTCTACTCCCATGTGAATTCTTCCCTGGCAGCACAATGACCTCTTACACATTACTAAAGAAGAACCAGTTCCAAATCTACAATAGTCAAAACCTTCAAAAGATTAACTCAACCCCCATAACTTAATATGCCCGTGCACAATGTTTGAGTTGAAGTTGGATAAAAAAGATcaattgaagttggaaaaatGTTTGTGGAAGTTGAATTGTGTTTGGGCGTTTGGGCATGAACTTCACTTGCAAAAAGAGTTCATAAATAGTTGAAGCTTTGAAAAACCTCACTTGAAATACACTTTAAACCAACTGTTtcaacttgaaaaaatatttcagtTTAAGAAACCCAAGACTTCATTGGTCAAACTTCGATTTGCAAATAATTATACTTGCAAGTGAAGTCATGGGCCATATGGCCAGATAGACCCTTAAAAACTTCAACCTGGTTGCATCGTCCTCAGCAACATCTCTAACAAAAGACACAAAACTTGCACATGAAAAAAGAGACAGTATCAAGTGAAATGAAATTACTCGTGTCCTGGAACATAAAGTCTACTTCTAATTTTCActgaaaaatttatgatatttgagCTCTGTTTTATCAGAATTATCAATTTCCCCATGATTGCCCAGATGACCGAATAAAAGGCTAGTAATATCAGACCTCAAGCATGAATGACATGTTATTCTTTTCAGCCACATGGGATGGTACAATCTTCTTGGAAGCAGGGAGAAAGGACCAGGCAAGCCCCCATCGGCATGTTTGGCCTTGCACAAATTCAGTTGTCTTTACTATTGTTGCTCCAACCTCCCAAACCTTTGATATCAGTACCTTTAGGTTAGTTTTTCTTCCAACCATTGAGGTGTACCACCTGGCAAACATGGGGTCAGGAAATATAAGGACTCGACAATTGAGCTTTCATGATAAACTTCTCTAACACATAATGTAATAAACCAGATTCTAAGAATGATTCCATACCGAAATGATTGCCTTAGTTGAACACTATCCTCAATAATACGAGTGATAAAAGCACTCTCTCCTCCGGGACAAACCATCTCCTGCACAGTCCCACCACAAGAAGTCTTTGGATTTAATCCAGCTTCCTCTATCGTCTCAAAAAATGGAGGGTTGCACATGCAAAAATCGAATTTCTCCCCATCCTTGACTACACCAACAAGTATAGGTGGTCCACCATAACCTTTTCCTATACCTGAGTGCATTTGGAGATGAGCAGGAGGTGAAGGCCCAATGACAACAGCCTTTTCATTGTCAAAGTCTACGTCTGTACATTGGCCATATTTTCCTGGTTCATCATTCAACTCCTCACTGGAAGATGCTGGGTTTTCCATGTTAACTCTTCTGATCTCAATCAATTCAGAAATATGTGGATTACTTTTGACATTTTTCTCTGCCCACTCCAAAGCTACATCAGTAACATCTGTATAAAGCAAAATTTGAAGGAATCAAAGTTTTGCAAATATGTAGCACAGTTCTATTAGCGAAACACCAGCAACGATGCAAGTTAAGGGAGAAAATTACAAATTAGAGGGGGCTACCAGAGCCAACAAACTTCCAACCCAGAAGAGATGCACCAAGAAGAGGGTAAATGCAATTGGCCCCAGTTCCGATATCAAAACCATTAGCAGTGTTTCGTTCAGCTTGAACTTTAGGAATGATGTCTGATGACAAAAGATCTTCAATCCAATGAATATAGTTTGATCTGTTGGGGACTGTGGGACAGAGCTGCCCATCGGGAATCCACCTACATAAAGAACACATTCAGGTATATGCGGATGGGAGAATGACATCATTTAGAATGTAAATGATCACTACAGACAAATATACACTTGCATCTAAGCAGCATCTATTGTCTGCTTGGCACTTCAATTCTCCCAGGCCACCATAGAATGAAAGTGACAAGCAAGGTGAAGTTAAAAAAGAAACAGCTTAGAACTGTAAAG
This window encodes:
- the LOC129886247 gene encoding pentatricopeptide repeat-containing protein At2g21090 isoform X2 yields the protein MPTSSLPFKAVTLRTNKKLNNSCLVQKILNLSSQGYLKQAFNYLNILTRKGIRLDSKTLASIIQQCANSRSREEGKWIHLHLKTTGWKHPTTFLANHLINMYGKCGDHIEARKVFDKMTTRNLYSWNNMLSGYTKLGMIKAAKRLFDKMHAKDIVSWNTMVIGYAQIGYFNEALKMYREFRRLSIGFNEYSFAGVITACVKSRDFSLTGQVHCQVFVVGFLSNIVLSSSIVDAYAKCGKMSDARRLFDAMRVRDVLAWTTLVSGYSRCGDMVSARELFEAMPEKNPVSWTALVAGYSHSGMSIQALDLFAKMMKLQVQPDQFTFSSCLSACACIASLKHGKQIHAFLVNAGFRPNSIVVSSLIDMYSKCGSLEVAMRVFDMAYNKHDAVLWSTMLSALAQHGMGEEAIEMFFKMVKFGVKPNRVTFVVLLNACSHSGLVQEGLSFFETMTSNYDVLPDQEHYACIIDLLGRAGRFSEVLALIKKMPCEPDDHIWNALLGVCRIHGNVELGRMAAELLIELDPQSPAAYLLLSSIYGVLGMWENVEKVRHLMKERHVRKEQAVSWLEIEHKLLPYFGCNKLNTLEKDGHTILQLLADQTNDDDLLHDSKR
- the LOC129886246 gene encoding uncharacterized protein LOC129886246, with translation MGSKKRRRGERPTAHPRNKYSDNPPDFSLLASKYSTFAPFVFYSGDGRPRIDWTDFNATRELTRVLLHHDHGLNWWIPDGQLCPTVPNRSNYIHWIEDLLSSDIIPKVQAERNTANGFDIGTGANCIYPLLGASLLGWKFVGSDVTDVALEWAEKNVKSNPHISELIEIRRVNMENPASSSEELNDEPGKYGQCTDVDFDNEKAVVIGPSPPAHLQMHSGIGKGYGGPPILVGVVKDGEKFDFCMCNPPFFETIEEAGLNPKTSCGGTVQEMVCPGGESAFITRIIEDSVQLRQSFRWYTSMVGRKTNLKVLISKVWEVGATIVKTTEFVQGQTCRWGLAWSFLPASKKIVPSHVAEKNNMSFMLEGLQRHHSAFDVLQSVESYFCSIGASSKLDSASFKVDVTLSTEQCNSILKTQTQNGNEQDILISANCPSDQLNDMCLRVSVFQQIPGTLLVKGLLLQKEIPVPGVFSVIFQQLQEVLKSKFSKGIR
- the LOC129886247 gene encoding pentatricopeptide repeat-containing protein At2g21090 isoform X1, coding for MPTSSLPFKAVTLRTNKKLNNSCLVQKILNLSSQGYLKQAFNYLNILTRKGIRLDSKTLASIIQQCANSRSREEGKWIHLHLKTTGWKHPTTFLANHLINMYGKCGDHIEARKVFDKMTTRNLYSWNNMLSGYTKLGMIKAAKRLFDKMHAKDIVSWNTMVIGYAQIGYFNEALKMYREFRRLSIGFNEYSFAGVITACVKSRDFSLTGQVHCQVFVVGFLSNIVLSSSIVDAYAKCGKMSDARRLFDAMRVRDVLAWTTLVSGYSRCGDMVSARELFEAMPEKNPVSWTALVAGYSHSGMSIQALDLFAKMMKLQVQPDQFTFSSCLSACACIASLKHGKQIHAFLVNAGFRPNSIVVSSLIDMYSKCGSLEVAMRVFDMAYNKHDAVLWSTMLSALAQHGMGEEAIEMFFKMVKFGVKPNRVTFVVLLNACSHSGLVQEGLSFFETMTSNYDVLPDQEHYACIIDLLGRAGRFSEVLALIKKMPCEPDDHIWNALLGVCRIHGNVELGRMAAELLIELDPQSPAAYLLLSSIYGVLGMWENVEKVRHLMKERHVRKEQAVSWLEIEHKLLPYFGCNKLNTLEKDGHTILQLLADQTNDDDLLHDSKSSSPSNPVS